In one Thioclava sp. ES.031 genomic region, the following are encoded:
- a CDS encoding Ppx/GppA family phosphatase: MSKDKAAPAVDDSDDWDPFGQPLFDDPSVRALSRVGVVDIGSNSIRMVVFDGAARSPAYFFNEKVMAGLGQGLAETGKLNPEGRERGLTALKRFAALAEGMEIGPLTCVATAAMRDAEDGPQFHAKIEKETGLKVHIVDGLEEARLSAQGVLLGWPEAEGLVCDIGGNSMELAEIRGGKVWRRATSQLGPFRLQQIAGGKKAIAAHIQATIKDLAEKVGTEHERIYLVGGSWRAIARLDMERRDYPLLVQHEYRMKPDELGETIEWIGKSDMEKLRSKTGTSAARMELVPLASQVLRELIATFQPKEIDVSAYGIREGLLYEQMPERLRRRDPLVEAARHTERVMSRMPGFGKKLHAFIEPIFGPLPPEKFRLVRAACLLHDTTWRTHPDYRAEACFENVTRANYSAMSHPERIWLGVALLHRYKNSRNGSRLEPFLPLLTEEQIQEAEVLGKAMRFGSMFATHSPADAGELKYSAKKGELELKLTKRGKALMGEVAESRFRSLANALKAEPIITD; encoded by the coding sequence ATGAGCAAAGACAAAGCGGCGCCGGCAGTTGATGACAGCGACGATTGGGATCCGTTCGGCCAGCCTCTCTTCGATGACCCGTCCGTACGCGCGCTCTCGCGCGTCGGCGTCGTCGATATCGGCTCCAACTCGATCCGGATGGTGGTCTTCGACGGCGCGGCGCGCAGCCCCGCCTATTTCTTCAACGAGAAGGTCATGGCGGGTCTCGGCCAAGGGCTGGCGGAGACCGGCAAGCTAAATCCCGAGGGGCGCGAACGCGGGCTGACCGCGCTGAAACGCTTCGCCGCGCTCGCCGAGGGGATGGAGATCGGCCCGCTCACCTGCGTCGCCACCGCCGCGATGCGCGACGCCGAGGACGGCCCGCAGTTCCACGCCAAGATCGAGAAAGAGACCGGCCTCAAGGTCCATATCGTCGACGGGCTGGAAGAGGCGCGCCTCTCGGCGCAAGGGGTCCTTCTGGGCTGGCCCGAGGCAGAGGGCCTCGTCTGCGATATCGGCGGCAACTCGATGGAATTGGCCGAGATCCGCGGCGGCAAGGTCTGGCGTCGCGCCACCTCACAGCTCGGCCCCTTCCGCCTGCAGCAGATCGCGGGCGGGAAGAAGGCGATCGCCGCGCATATTCAGGCGACGATCAAGGATCTGGCCGAGAAGGTCGGCACCGAACACGAACGCATCTACCTCGTCGGCGGCTCGTGGCGCGCCATCGCGCGGCTCGACATGGAGCGGCGCGACTATCCGCTGCTGGTGCAGCACGAATACCGGATGAAGCCCGACGAGCTGGGCGAGACGATCGAGTGGATCGGGAAATCCGACATGGAGAAGCTGCGCTCCAAGACCGGCACATCTGCCGCGCGGATGGAACTCGTCCCGCTGGCCAGCCAGGTGCTGCGCGAGTTGATCGCCACCTTCCAGCCCAAGGAGATCGACGTCTCCGCCTACGGCATCCGCGAAGGGCTCCTCTACGAGCAGATGCCCGAACGGCTGCGCCGCCGCGATCCGCTGGTGGAAGCCGCGCGTCATACCGAGCGCGTGATGAGCCGGATGCCCGGCTTCGGCAAGAAGCTCCACGCCTTCATCGAACCGATCTTCGGGCCGCTCCCGCCCGAGAAATTCCGCCTCGTGCGCGCGGCTTGTCTGCTGCATGACACGACATGGCGCACCCATCCCGATTACCGCGCCGAGGCCTGTTTCGAGAACGTCACCCGCGCGAACTATTCGGCCATGTCCCACCCCGAGCGGATCTGGCTCGGCGTGGCGCTCCTGCACCGCTACAAGAACTCGCGCAATGGCTCGCGGCTGGAGCCGTTCCTACCGCTGCTGACGGAAGAGCAGATTCAGGAGGCCGAGGTTCTGGGCAAGGCGATGCGCTTCGGCTCGATGTTCGCGACCCACAGCCCGGCCGATGCGGGCGAGCTGAAATATTCGGCCAAGAAGGGCGAGCTGGAACTGAAGCTGACCAAGCGCGGCAAGGCACTGATGGGCGAGGTCGCCGAGTCGCGCTTCCGCTCGCTCGCGAATGCGCTGAAGGCCGAGCCGATCATCACGGATTAG
- a CDS encoding endonuclease/exonuclease/phosphatase family protein: protein MRIATWNIEWFNSLFARNGALLDDSEWSARYNVTRSQQTGAIAIVMSALEADVLLVVEAPDDNHRHKTVDMLEGFAERFGLRQRRALLGFSNDTQQELALLYDPDVVTARHDPQSSEAWPRFDGSLRIDLDIDARMDTVSFSKPPLEVALGTRSREVIRMIGVHVKSKAPHGATSLETATRMAIENRRKQLAQSIWIRGRVEEHLAAGDSLIVLGDFNDGPGLDEYEKLFGRSGVEIVAGEGGPDAERLHDPHARLSKAHHTAAAPSSARFYLVDQKQYFSAMLDYVMLSPDLAARAREWRIWHPFDDPHIYRVPELREALLQASDHFPVSVDIE, encoded by the coding sequence ATGCGGATCGCCACTTGGAATATCGAGTGGTTCAACAGCCTTTTCGCCCGCAACGGGGCGCTTCTCGACGATAGTGAATGGTCGGCGCGCTACAATGTGACGCGCAGCCAGCAGACCGGCGCGATCGCGATCGTGATGAGCGCGCTGGAGGCCGATGTGCTTCTGGTGGTCGAGGCGCCCGACGACAATCATCGCCACAAGACGGTGGATATGCTCGAAGGCTTCGCGGAGCGGTTCGGGCTGCGCCAGCGTCGCGCGCTCTTGGGTTTTTCCAACGATACGCAGCAGGAACTGGCGCTGCTCTACGACCCCGATGTCGTGACGGCGCGGCATGATCCGCAAAGCTCGGAGGCGTGGCCGCGCTTCGATGGCAGCCTGCGGATCGACCTCGATATCGATGCGCGGATGGATACGGTCAGCTTTTCCAAGCCGCCTCTGGAGGTGGCTCTGGGGACGCGGTCGAGGGAGGTGATACGGATGATCGGCGTGCATGTGAAGTCGAAAGCCCCGCATGGCGCGACGAGCCTGGAGACGGCGACCCGCATGGCGATAGAGAACCGGCGCAAGCAATTGGCGCAGTCGATCTGGATCCGGGGCCGCGTGGAGGAGCATCTGGCGGCGGGCGATAGCCTGATCGTGCTGGGCGATTTCAACGACGGTCCCGGGCTCGACGAATACGAGAAGCTGTTCGGGCGCTCGGGCGTGGAGATCGTCGCGGGCGAGGGCGGCCCGGACGCGGAGCGGCTGCACGATCCTCATGCGCGGCTGTCGAAAGCCCATCACACGGCGGCAGCCCCGAGTTCCGCGCGGTTCTACCTCGTCGATCAGAAGCAGTATTTTTCGGCCATGCTGGATTATGTGATGCTCTCGCCCGATCTGGCGGCACGGGCGCGGGAGTGGCGTATCTGGCACCCGTTCGACGACCCGCATATCTACCGCGTGCCCGAATTGCGCGAGGCGCTTTTGCAGGCCTCCGACCATTTTCCCGTCTCGGTCGATATCGAGTGA
- a CDS encoding TerB family tellurite resistance protein, producing MSLWSRIAQALSALGRGEALSTVFDNLRQPPERSVAFTIAVIALGAKMAKADGQVTRDEVAAFRRIFQIPPEEEANAARVFNMARTDVAGFDAYARKIANMFGPGADVLKDVLEGLFFIALADGDYHEGEDAFLLEVARIFGLEECCFRAMRSAFVDDADPDPWTVLEVEPGTPLDQVRKVWRNKVREAHPDRAIARGLPEEAVQLSEARVIALNKAWEEIRASHAEA from the coding sequence ATCTCCCTTTGGTCGCGTATCGCGCAGGCGCTCTCCGCTCTCGGGCGGGGTGAGGCGCTGTCGACGGTCTTCGACAACCTGCGCCAGCCGCCGGAACGCTCGGTTGCCTTCACCATCGCGGTGATTGCGCTCGGGGCGAAGATGGCGAAGGCCGATGGGCAGGTCACGCGCGACGAGGTGGCGGCGTTCCGGCGGATTTTCCAGATCCCGCCGGAAGAGGAAGCCAATGCCGCGCGCGTCTTCAACATGGCGCGGACCGATGTGGCGGGTTTCGACGCCTATGCCCGCAAGATCGCCAATATGTTCGGCCCCGGCGCGGACGTTCTGAAAGACGTTCTCGAAGGGCTGTTCTTCATCGCGCTGGCCGATGGCGATTACCACGAGGGCGAGGATGCCTTCCTGCTGGAGGTCGCGCGGATATTCGGGCTCGAGGAATGCTGTTTCCGTGCGATGCGGTCGGCCTTCGTCGACGATGCCGATCCCGATCCGTGGACCGTACTGGAGGTCGAGCCGGGCACGCCGCTCGATCAGGTGCGCAAGGTCTGGCGCAACAAGGTGCGCGAGGCGCATCCCGACCGGGCGATTGCCCGTGGTCTGCCTGAGGAAGCGGTGCAGCTCTCCGAGGCGCGCGTCATCGCGCTCAACAAGGCCTGGGAGGAAATCCGCGCCAGCCATGCGGAGGCGTGA
- a CDS encoding RNA degradosome polyphosphate kinase has translation MTQADFLKTPFPTPIALPESEISGPGRFFNRELSWLAFNWRVLEESRNPRVPLLERVRFLSISATNLDEFYTVRVAGLMELVRESNVNASDDGLTPAEQLEKINANARRLMDTQQATWSALKREMEREGIHVVSRSRLTKRDLDFLSDHFLNNVFPVLSPLAIDPAHPFPFIPNTGFCLALELERESDQRRLQALLPIPAQIDRFVRLPGEARFLPLEQLLMLHLSSLFPGYKDVGSCSFRVLRDSDLEVEDEAEDLVREFETALKRRRRGQVIRMSVSPGAPEDLQALVMRELHVDPEEVVEEKGLVGIADVKELILSERPDLLWPPFIPRVPERVQDHEGDMFAAIKQKDILLHHPYETFDLVVRFIDQAANDPNVLAIKQTLYRTSKDSPVVSSLCEAAENGKSVTALVELKARFDEAANIRQSRRLERAGAHVVYGFINYKTHAKISTVVRREGDQLVTYTHYGTGNYHPITAKIYTDLSFFTCDAALGRDATKVFNYLSGYVQPEGLENLAISPITLKPRLLDLIDREIEHAKAGKPAAIWAKMNSLIESDVIDALYRASQAGVKISLVIRGICGIRPGIKGLSENIRVKSIVGRFLEHSRIVCFGNGHALPSNDARVFFSSADWMGRNLNRRVETLVEAKNPTVKAQIVSQIMAANMADEAQSWILQPDGKFIRHLPDDREDLFSCHRFFMEYPSLSGRGSAGASDVPELAHSFD, from the coding sequence ATGACCCAAGCAGATTTCCTCAAGACCCCCTTCCCCACGCCAATCGCGCTGCCCGAGTCGGAGATCAGCGGCCCGGGCCGGTTCTTCAACCGCGAACTGAGTTGGCTGGCCTTCAACTGGCGGGTGCTGGAAGAGTCGCGCAATCCGCGTGTGCCGCTGTTGGAGCGCGTGCGTTTCCTGTCGATCTCGGCCACCAATCTTGACGAATTCTACACCGTGCGCGTGGCGGGCCTGATGGAGCTTGTGCGCGAGAGCAACGTGAACGCCTCCGATGACGGGCTCACCCCGGCCGAGCAGCTGGAGAAGATCAACGCCAATGCCCGGCGGCTGATGGACACCCAGCAGGCGACGTGGTCGGCGCTCAAGCGCGAGATGGAGCGCGAGGGCATCCATGTCGTGAGCCGCTCGCGGCTGACCAAGCGCGATCTCGACTTCCTCTCGGATCACTTCCTCAACAACGTCTTCCCGGTGCTTTCGCCGCTGGCGATCGACCCCGCGCACCCGTTCCCCTTCATCCCGAATACCGGCTTCTGCCTCGCGCTGGAGCTGGAGCGCGAAAGCGATCAGCGCCGGTTGCAGGCGCTCTTGCCGATCCCCGCGCAGATCGACCGTTTCGTGCGCCTGCCGGGCGAGGCGCGGTTCCTGCCGCTCGAACAGCTTCTGATGCTGCATCTGAGCTCGCTCTTCCCGGGCTACAAGGATGTGGGCTCGTGCTCGTTCCGGGTGCTGCGCGACAGCGATCTGGAAGTCGAGGACGAGGCCGAAGACCTCGTGCGCGAGTTCGAGACCGCGCTGAAACGCCGCCGCCGCGGGCAGGTCATCCGCATGTCGGTCTCCCCCGGCGCGCCCGAGGACCTGCAGGCGCTGGTGATGCGCGAGCTGCATGTCGATCCCGAAGAGGTGGTCGAGGAAAAGGGCCTCGTGGGCATCGCCGATGTGAAGGAACTGATCCTCAGCGAACGCCCCGATCTGCTCTGGCCGCCCTTCATCCCGCGCGTGCCCGAACGCGTGCAGGACCACGAGGGCGACATGTTCGCCGCGATCAAGCAGAAGGACATTCTGCTGCACCACCCCTACGAGACCTTCGATCTGGTGGTGCGCTTCATCGATCAGGCGGCGAACGATCCCAACGTGCTGGCGATCAAGCAGACGCTCTATCGGACATCGAAAGACAGCCCCGTCGTCTCCTCGCTATGTGAGGCGGCGGAGAACGGCAAGTCCGTGACCGCTCTCGTGGAGCTGAAAGCCCGCTTCGACGAGGCCGCAAATATCCGCCAGTCGCGCCGTCTGGAGCGCGCGGGCGCCCATGTCGTCTATGGCTTCATCAACTACAAGACCCACGCCAAGATCTCGACCGTGGTGCGCCGCGAGGGCGATCAGCTGGTGACCTACACCCATTACGGCACCGGCAATTACCACCCGATCACCGCGAAGATTTACACCGATCTGAGCTTCTTCACCTGCGACGCGGCACTGGGGCGCGATGCCACCAAGGTCTTCAACTACCTCTCGGGCTATGTGCAGCCCGAGGGTCTTGAGAACCTCGCCATCTCGCCGATCACGCTGAAGCCCCGCCTGCTCGACCTGATCGACCGCGAGATCGAACACGCCAAGGCGGGCAAACCGGCGGCGATCTGGGCGAAGATGAATTCGCTGATCGAATCCGACGTGATCGACGCGCTCTACCGGGCGTCGCAGGCGGGGGTAAAAATCTCGCTCGTGATCCGCGGCATCTGCGGCATCCGCCCCGGCATCAAGGGCCTGTCCGAGAATATCCGGGTTAAATCCATCGTCGGGCGTTTCCTCGAGCATTCGCGCATCGTGTGCTTCGGCAATGGCCATGCCCTTCCGTCGAACGACGCGCGGGTGTTCTTCTCCTCCGCCGACTGGATGGGGCGCAACCTCAACCGCCGGGTCGAGACGCTCGTGGAGGCCAAGAACCCCACGGTGAAGGCGCAGATCGTCAGCCAGATCATGGCGGCGAACATGGCCGACGAGGCGCAGAGCTGGATTTTGCAGCCCGATGGAAAGTTCATCCGCCACCTGCCCGACGACCGCGAGGACCTGTTCTCCTGCCACCGGTTCTTCATGGAATACCCCTCGCTCTCGGGCCGGGGTTCCGCTGGGGCAAGCGACGTTCCCGAACTTGCCCATAGCTTCGACTAG
- a CDS encoding AAA+ family ATPase, with product MKQPLALALSLALLATPVSAQEEGGDVDRGFSLLQEGAQTLFRGLMDEMKPQLDEMQKGLGEAAAQLGPKLRQFLALVDDMANYGAPERLPNGDIIMRRSPDAPPPPPLMTEPPEDAPQKDDPNQGGPVEIPEGGIEL from the coding sequence ATGAAACAGCCACTTGCCCTCGCTTTGTCGCTCGCCCTTCTGGCAACGCCCGTCTCCGCGCAGGAGGAGGGCGGCGATGTCGATCGCGGGTTCTCCCTGCTGCAGGAGGGGGCGCAGACGCTGTTTCGCGGGCTGATGGACGAGATGAAGCCGCAGCTCGACGAGATGCAGAAGGGCTTGGGGGAGGCCGCGGCCCAGTTGGGGCCGAAGCTGCGCCAGTTCCTCGCGCTAGTCGACGATATGGCGAATTACGGGGCGCCCGAGCGGCTACCCAATGGCGATATCATCATGCGGCGGAGCCCAGACGCGCCGCCGCCGCCGCCTTTGATGACCGAGCCGCCGGAAGACGCGCCGCAGAAAGACGACCCGAACCAAGGTGGGCCGGTCGAGATCCCGGAGGGTGGGATCGAGCTCTAA